Sequence from the Miscanthus floridulus cultivar M001 chromosome 16, ASM1932011v1, whole genome shotgun sequence genome:
gggcgtcccatgaaggggaTCGACCCATCGAAAACCGATCAGATCCAGATCCGCACAAAAGCACGACACGAACACACGGCTAAGCAGCactcgagctctcagcacccgttcactccttccaccagagacttggaatcctttccctctctcacccgtttgtaacccctactataaacttttagtgctagtaacacgagcagcagcaatgaactggccgtagggactttctgccctaACCAtaataaacctcgtgtcctctaagcacaccatccgagccagacgcgcaatactacaaatttactcatcggtggtaactcgaaacaccgacaccgccACATGAGAAGTGCTTGGCCACCTCCCCCGCCACTGCTTGGAAGGTCCTCACTCGCGCTGTCGGTCGAAATGTCCTTACTCGCGCCGCTGCTCAGAAGGCCATTGCCCTTGCACCGCTCATAAGCTCCTCTCCTGCACTGCCACCCAAAATCTGCTCACTAGCGCCAGCTCCCTCAAGCGGATCTCCTCTCCCGCGCCGACGCCCGCCCGTATAGCTCCTTGACCGCGCCGCTCTAGAGCCACCTGACCGCAACATACGCCGAGGACGATGCCTCACTCCATACAAAAGGGACAGCCCGTACCTTGGTTTCAGGGGACGGGCTTGCCCCGCATCTAATGCAAATCTTTGCTCGAGGACAAGCCTGTTCTACATCGCCCTTGATCCAAACAACATGGAAATAGGTACTGTTCCATCCTATTTTGTTCATCCCCCGAGGTGGAGCTACAATGACTCATGAGTGTTCCCAGGAATATTCAGTTTTTTGGTAGAACATCaagtatatatgtatgtatacatTCATATGTACAATTTTATATTGAAGTTGTTTTCTGATTTTTAGAGTGAAAACTTAGAGCCTGATTGGTTGATAGCCAAATTTGGTTGCGAAAACTTAGATAAGCCAAGATTTTGACAACTATTTGGTTTGGTACCACAATTTGCTAATATATCTCACAATTGACATGCCAAATCTATAGCAAAtatttttgaccaagttttgacaATTTTTTCTTGCCAAATCTTGGACATAGCAAATTTTGGTAGTGGACCAATCAGGCCCTCAAGCCCATAGGCGACACACCGACACCTATCTATCCTCCTCCCCTTTTCCAGACCGGCCCAAACGGCCCGCGAAGGCCAACGGTTGCACACCCCTACCGAGTGTCGACTGTCGACCTCCCGATTCTTCTCAGGGTCTAACGGTCGCACGCCCAACAAACCCCTGTCCCCAGAGGCCAGAGATTCCAAAAAAAACGATCCCCACTTCCCCAATCTCTATCTCCACGACTGGAGTTCGGTGAATCTGTAGTAGGGGCGGCGGGGCGCACGGCCGACGGCGCTGCTCTTGGCCGACGGCACCTCTTGCCAACGCCGAACGCCGGGTCCCTGGGTTGGGCTGGTCACTTGCACCTGGGCGGCTGGGGCTGTGGTGTGGTGGCCGGCGGCAGCCAGGAACAGCGGCCTGCGCCAGGCGTCAGGCGAGGAGACATTTGCGTCAGCGCGCGGAAGATGGCCGCCGTTGGTGAATGACAACTTTGCATCTCCTTCTCTTCCGCTCCCAGTTCTGCTCGTTCCACTGAGAGGCAACAAATCCTAGGGTTTCTGCTTCCAATCCGCCGCCGATGCCTGGCGCCAAAGAGCTGGAAGCCGCCCGGCGCGTGGCGACCCTCACCTTGGCGGAGCTCGATATCTCCTCTTCGACGTCCCCTCCTTGCTCCAACCTCCCGGCGCTCCTTCGCTGTTGCCTCCAGTTGCTGCCTCTTCTCAACGCCGGCGATCCAAGCCTAGCGGCTCGATGCTGCCACGGCCTCCTCGCCTCCCTTCGCGCTATCCTCTCTCGGGATCCTTCGCCATCCCTCCTCCCTGCAATCGAGGTACCCGTTTCAGTACCCTCTCTTTAGTTGGTTGCGTCCATTCCTTTTACCAAAGATTTAGGAACTAGTTTCAAGTGCTGATTTCCCGTTCCACTGAAATGTTCTATGAGTTGATTGGTTTGGATAGTTGAACTTTCTTCTGGTTCTTGCAGGTCTTCGCTGAGAGTGTTGTTGCTAGTGGCCAATTGAGGAGCTGCTTGGTAGCAGCCACCTATGCTGCACCGGAAGGATCAAGGATGTTCACTGAGGCCCTGCCATACGAGGATGAGCACATCATGCTTGAACTTGTGTGCCGCCACTTCATTTCATCATTACTGGATGAGGGGGCATTTGAGGTGTTTGTGAGTGCACTTTCTTGGTCGGGGAAGGCATTGCAGCAGACACCAGAAATCAGCTTTCAGGGGGCTTTAGCGCTGGTTCAAAGGACCTGGTTCTTCTCGTTGCCAGCTGTTGTACAAGCACATCTCTTACTGCTCATGTCTAGATGCACCAGTGATCAAAATCTTAACTCGCATATGCTAGCATTTCAGTATGCCATGAAACTTTATGTCAGATATTTACCGGCATTGTGTGTTTTCAACAGAACTGGTGGTGCAGAAGCCCCACTGAATTATTTGGGCATGAAAAGACCTTTTTATAGTTGTATCAAAGATACCACTGAGCAGAAACTCAGAAGTCAGATCGATCGGCTGCTTTCGTTTTGTGAATTGCACTCTGGTGATGATCTTCCCATCGGTGTGAGTGATATTGGTCGCGTAATTGAAGAGAACCAGCATATGTTTCATGAAAAGTTCAGGCAACAATGTACTGTGGTTGTGAAGGCCATATTGTCTAGTATCCTGTGCTGTGCAAAGCAAAAGGAGGTGCTTGAACCTGATGCTGAAGTATCTGATGAGATTATTTGCCTTGCTGCAGCACTTAGGGTAATGGGCTCCTCAATGCAACACATCCTGCACCATTTCAGCCAAATGAGGTCGGCCACTGACAAGAAACATAACAAGGAGTACAAGATTATATATGAAATTATTAGTTTGCTTGGGCAATATGAAACAAATGAGCTTCATAGATATGACCTGGCTATTACTGGGAAGTCTGTGGACAGTGAAAGTGCCTCAATGCTAATGTTGACTCATTTTGCTAGTTTATCAACTTCTTGTTTAAGGAAGCTTGGCTTCCTGTGGAAAGGTTGTATtatcatgatgatgatggccaCAAATCTTATTGCTGAAGAGCAAAGTTTGAGTACATCTGATCTCCCTATGGATGTCTCAAAAGAACCTGCAGTTTTCTGCAATACCAAAGTGGGGATCTCAGAGGTAGCACTTGCCTATATATCATATATTGATCCTTCCTAGTTCATATTGAGTTGCCTTTTTTGCATTATTTTATTTCTACAATATCATTTCATTTGAGTACCATGTATGCAGGTTTCTGCTCGGACTAAAGAGATAATATTACGGTATAAAAGCATGCGTGGTAAAGGCAGGCACTTTTATGCTGATGGAATCAGGTAGGTTCTGCAACTATATTTTCAGTTATTGAAGCTTTAGGTCCACAATTGAGAAACTTGTCTTTGTTTTATATCTTAATTTGGAAATGAAGTCAAGAACAATATCTTCTAACCCCTCCGTTCCAaactataagacgttttggcttttctaacaTAACTTCTACTATGCACTTAGATGTACAcaatgtctagatatataatagaagcaatgtatctagaaaagccaaaaatgtcttataatttggaattgagggAGTAGTATTTATCTTAGCTTCTTTCTATTCTCATTTCTGTTACAAGTAAgtgtttacttttttttttttttgtgaactgGAAGTTAATCCTTAGGGAAGAGATTTCTTTTTGAGGTTGCATCAGTAATGCTTTGATATAAAAAAATGACATGGATGCGCTTGAACACATGGAAAGCTTTGTAGATAATAGAACAGTAACGGGTTAAAGAAATTTTGATGGCAAACATAGTACATGCTCCAtcttgttatgaacga
This genomic interval carries:
- the LOC136512394 gene encoding uncharacterized protein; its protein translation is MPGAKELEAARRVATLTLAELDISSSTSPPCSNLPALLRCCLQLLPLLNAGDPSLAARCCHGLLASLRAILSRDPSPSLLPAIEVFAESVVASGQLRSCLVAATYAAPEGSRMFTEALPYEDEHIMLELVCRHFISSLLDEGAFEVFVSALSWSGKALQQTPEISFQGALALVQRTWFFSLPAVVQAHLLLLMSRCTSDQNLNSHMLAFQYAMKLYVRYLPALCVFNRTGGAEAPLNYLGMKRPFYSCIKDTTEQKLRSQIDRLLSFCELHSGDDLPIGVSDIGRVIEENQHMFHEKFRQQCTVVVKAILSSILCCAKQKEVLEPDAEVSDEIICLAAALRVMGSSMQHILHHFSQMRSATDKKHNKEYKIIYEIISLLGQYETNELHRYDLAITGKSVDSESASMLMLTHFASLSTSCLRKLGFLWKGCIIMMMMATNLIAEEQSLSTSDLPMDVSKEPAVFCNTKVGISEVSARTKEIILRYKSMRGKGRHFYADGISLGTPEECNSRVGKANGQRFFECHPEYSRNSWADILDCVECEEGKDYSNALKQQQKFKMFKYGKWLNQRQSKRQSTMDMLGLKSRRRS